The nucleotide window CGTAGGCTTCGGGGGGCTTGTAGTTGACCGCCTTCGGGTCGGGGTGGGCCTCGAGAATCTCGCGGTGTTCCGCGTCCAGCGCGAACGCGGGGTGGAGTCCGGAAACCGAGGTTACCTCGTAAATGCCGCGTTCGGCGGCGTCAGCGACGATTTCGCGGGACTCGTCGGGCGTTTTCGTGAATCCAGCGCTCTCCATCTCGGTGCCGCGTTCGAAGGTGTGAGCGGCGTCTTTGAAGTTACAGAACAGACAGCCCACGTTACAGGCCGTCGTGACGTTGTTGTTCAGATTGGCGATGAAGGTGACCTCCTCACCGACGACGTCAGCGCGTCGGCGATCGGCAGCCTCGAGCACCTGCTCTTTGCGCGTCTGGTCGATACCGTCGACATCCGTTCCGGTCGTGAGTAACTCGATCGCGTCGTCGACCGTGAGTCGGTCGCCAGCACGAGCCTTCGTGAGTGCGTTCTCGAACGACTGGTCGGTCACGGGAACGTGGTCGAACGTAAGGTCTGCCTCGGTCACCGATCGCTCCATCGACGTATCAATACCAGTACAGCGAGAAAAACGTGATGGATCGCCAGATCGGACCGCCACTCCGGTGGTCGGCACGCGAACCAATACTGAAACCTTCTTAGGGTCCGGCCACGGCAACTCGGGTATGAACTGCGGCGGCGGCGACAGCCGAAGGTGTCCCGTATGACGAGTGTCAAAGAGTTCCGCATCGACGAGGCAGCAACTGACGACGAACTCGGTCGCGGCTCGTTCGTCTTCACCGACGCCTACTCGGTGTTCGACTGGGGGCAGATGCCCGACAAGATCCCGGAAAAAGGCGCGAGCCTCTGTACGATGGGCGCGTTCAACTTCGAACTTCTCGAGTCCGAAGGCGTCCCGACGCACTACCGCGGTGTCGTCGAGGACGGTGACGTCGTCTCCCTTGAGGACGCCTCGAGTCCGCCCTGGGAGATGGCAATCGACCTCACGCAGGTTCCCGACCTCCCCCACGAGGGTCGCGAGTACGATTATGACCACTACCACGAAGCGGCCGGCGAGAACTACCTGATCCCCCTCGAGGTCGTCTTCCGCAATCGCGTCCCCGTCGGCTCGAGTCTGCGCCGACGAACCGACCCCGAAGATCACGGCCTCGAGTTCGACAGTTGGCCCGAGGAAGCCGTCGATCTCGAGGAACCGATCGTCGAGTTCTCGACGAAATACGAGGAAGGCGACCGCTATCTCGACCGCGCGGAGGCCGACGCAATCGCCGGAATCGCATCGATCCACGACCTCGAGTCGGTCGCACTCGAGGTCAACCGAATCGTCACCGAGCAGGCCGACTCCGCCGGGCTGGTCCACGAGGACGGCAAGATCGAGTGTCTGTACTATCAGGGAGAGATCCGCGTCGCGGACGTCGTCGGCACGTTCGACGAGAATCGCTTCAGCTACGAGGGCACGCAGCTCTCGAAAGAGGTGCTCCGACAGTACCACAAGCGCACCCAGCCCGACTGGGTGCAGGCCGTCGAAGCGGCGAAAGCCGAAGCCAAGCAGGAAGACATCGCCGACTGGAAATCCCTCTGTGACGTCCAGCCCGAGCCGCTCGAGGAGAGCGTCATCGAGACCGCTCGCGACCTCTACTGTGCGGGTGCCAACGCCTACATGGACATGGAACTGTTCGACGCGCCGCCGCTCTCGAGTGCGATCGGTGCCGTCCAGCGGCTCTGACGATCGGATTCCGTTCCGGTGCACCCGCGACTGTCCTGTGGCGGCACCGAGACTGGCGTACAGTCGTTCGTATCACACCCAGCCGTCGGGCAACCGCTCTCGATTGCTATCTAACAGCTCGAGCAGCGGCTCGACCTCCTCGAACTTCGACCCTCGTTTTACGCGGTTGCGTTCCGGATTCCAGTCGATAACGTCGTGATCCGCTAACTTCGGCAGATGGGCGTGTTTCACCTCCGCGAGCAGGAGCTTCGTTTCTCCCTCGCTCATATTCAGCTCGCTCGTGTGGATTGCGGGCGTCTCCAGTAGCTCGAGGAGCAGCCGCCGGCGTTGAATATGACCGATCGCCCAGAGGTATCGGTCGAACTTGGTCATCGTCCAGTGTACGTATGCCAAGGGAAACCAAGTGGCTGCGCCGCGCAGTGGCAGGCGCGAATCCGGTGATCGGTAGACGTCGTCCGCGAGTCCGGGAGTTCGCCTCGCGTTTCGTGGCGACGATATTTGGTCGCTCGAGTCCAACATCGGCTATGGACGTCACAGTGTACGGGCCGCTCCGAAGTGCGACCGGCGAAAAAACGGTGGGCCTCGAGTTCACGGGGGCGACCGTTTCGGATGCGCTGGCCGAGTTCACCGCCGCCTACCCGCGGGCAACACCGTACCTCTACGACGGCGACGAGGTACGAGCGAGCGTGCGAGTGTCGGTCAACGGCGAACGGGCGCCGCTCGAGGCCCCGGTGTCGAACGACGCCGAACTGACGCTGATGCCGGCCGTCCAGGGCGGCTCGACCGACGGGTGAGCCGGCTCAGAGGTCGTACTGCTCGCGAACCAGATGATCGATCCCGCGCTCTTCGAGGACGGCCATCGGCGCGAGCAGATCGAGTTGGACGACGCCGGGGAGGCGACCGATCTGGACGCCGCCGGTGAACGTACACCGAGAACGGACCTCGCCTTCGCTCATGTCGAGCAGTTTCGTCGCCCGATCGAAGGCGTTCTGGGTCGCGTCGTTGACCGTCGCGCCCGACCCGATCACTTGAATCGGACCCATATCGTCCTCGAGGTCGACGCCGTGCTGGTCGGCGAGATCGTGGCCCGCCTCGCGTTCCGCGTCGCTGTAGGGTTTGCTGATGAAGGGGAGATCCTCCTCGGGCGGCAGCAGGACCGGACCGTCGAGCTCGAGGCCGTCGATGACCTCGACGTCCATGCGGACGGTGCCGCTGACGTCGGTCGTGTGCAAGGAGAGTTCGCCGTCGCCCTGGTTGGCGTGGAGGTCGCCGACGTAGATGCCGGCCCCGTCGACTTTGACCGGACAGATGAGTGTCGCGCCGGCCCGAACCTGCGGGATGTCCATGTGGCCGTCGGTTCGATCCTCGAGGTCGGCTTCGCTCTCGATCCCGTAGTCGTGGTCGGCCCCGATGAGGAACTGGCCGAAGTCGCCGGCGTTGTGCGAGTCGGGCATCGTGACCGGCGGCGTCGTCCCGACGTTGCCGATGAACGGCCGCAAGCGCCCGAGCGTACCGGGCATCTCGCCGGGTTCGTACAACAGAATGGGATGCTGGCGCGAGTTTTCGGGGATGTCCATCACCTCGTCGGCGTTCTCGGCGAGGTCGTGGGCCGCGTCCTCATCGAGCGTGATGCCGACGGTGCCGTCGTCGTCGAAGGCGACGGTGTAGCCGTACTCGAAGCCAAAGGAGGAAGCATTCGCGCCACACTCGGCGCACTTGATCGACTCCTCACCCGTGCCCTCGACGATCGTCTCGGGCCACTTCGTTCCACACTCCGGACAGCGGTGGTCGACGAACGGGTCGTCGCCGAATGCGTCCTCGCGTTCGGCCATCGAGCCCGTGCTCGTCGCCATGCTCGTGACCTCGACGTCGTGGATGTGAAGCGCCACGGCGTCGCCGACGCTCGCTCCCTCGACACGGATCGGTCGCGTGACCTCGTGGCCGCCACGGAATTCCGGCGTGATCATCGGCCCCCAACAGCCCGGCGGCGTGTACGTCTCGATCGTCCCGCCGTCCGCGACGGTTCCCGCCCACTCCTGATCGGGACCGACGAGGCCGAGCGTGTACTGATCGACGAATAGCTCCTCTTCGATTTCTCGTTGTGCCATACCGTACCAAAGTATGTGGTCGCCGTCGATAAGCCTACTGTCACCGGAACAGTACACGTCACTCGTACGTCTGCACGTTGGGTGCCAAAAATCGAGGATCGTCGAATCCGTTACTGATCGTTGGCGACGACGCTGCCGATCCCGTCGACCGGTCGATCCGGCGTGAACTCGTCGATCTCGTCGGGCAGTCCGAGCTGGTAGTTCGTCCCGTTCTCCCGAACCGACGTCCGACCGCGGTGGACCGAGACGTCGCCGTTTAAATGGAGTTTGACGGCCTCGAGCAGCGCGTCGGCCTCGAGTGGCTGACCGCGGCGTTTCATCTCCTCGAGGTCGGCGTCGTCGGGGACGTCGAAGGCTCGCTGGGTGATGATCGGCCCCTGATCGAGGTCGGTCGTCACGTAGTGGGCGGTCACGCCGGCCACGCGGACGCCTTCTTCGACGGCCTGTCGGTACGCCTCCGCGCCGGGGAAGGCGGGCAGCAGGCTCGGGTGGACGTTGATGATGCGGTCTTCGTAGCGAAAGACGACGTTCGGGCTGAGAATGCGCATGTATCGGGCCAGCACGATCAGGTCGACGTCGTACTCGCCGAGGAGGTCGAGCAGCGCGTCTTCGTTCTGCTGGCCGCCTTCGTCGCCGATGTCGTGAAACGGCACGTCGTAGTGTTCGGCAAGCGGCTGGAGGTCGTCGTGGTTGCCGATGACGACGCCGATATCTGCGCCGAGGTCGTCGTTCGCCCACGCCTCGAACAGCGCCTCGAGGCAGTGGCTCTCTTTCGTGACGAGGACGGCGATCTGTTGAGTTTCGCGGTCGGCGGGGAACCGAACCTGCACGTCGAGGCCGAGTTCGTCGCCGAGCTCGTGGAGGTCCTCGCGCAGCGTGGCCTCGGTACAGACCATCTCGGAGGTGTCGACGGCGAGATACATCCGGAAGACGCCGTCGCGAACGGCTTGGTCGAGGTCTTCGATATTGATCCCGCGCTCGAACAGGAGGCTGGTCACCCCGGCAACCAGCCCGGTATCGTCGTCTCCGATAACGGTAATCTCTGTTACGTTCGTCGTCATCGCAACCACCTCCGCTCGAGCGAAATCTGGTCCATCAGTACGAGTTTCAATCTACGTGTGGTCAAAAGTCCTGCTTTCTGTGGATGGTTTTGCGAACCGAATCGTCAACGAATCCAATACGAAATCGTGTCCGTTCGAACGCGACCGCAGGCCGCAGTCAGGCCAGTTCGCTTGCCTGTCGGCGCAACAGGGGCTCGAGCGTCGATTCGTCGGCGAGTGTCTCGAGTTCGGCGCTCGCGTGACAGGTGGCGAGGCCCTCGAGTGCGCGTCGACGGTACTCGGCGCGGAGCCCGTCCAACTGGGCGATAACCGAGAGATTCTTTCGCTCGTCATCATCGATCATTCGGTCGATGGCGTCGTGACGGCGGGTGTGGTGGACGGTCGATCTGACGGCGGTTTGAAACGGTGATGTCATACTGTGTGGTGGGAAACTATCGGCTGGTCGTGAGACGGTGCGTCTGTGCGTCGCTCGTGGCGGATCAACGCATTTCCTCTCGAGAGACGAACGCCGAGCCGGTCGCGCTGATCCACGTCTCCGCTATGGAGCCGGCGGTTACCGCCGAGTAGATCGTACAGACGTCCGGACGGTGGTCGTTGCGCTCGAGATACGCCTGATAACACGGCGAGACGTCGCCGGGTGAGGAGCCATCGGCGGCCGTTAACTCGTCGATATTCGCTCGGCGTTCGACGTCGCTGTGTCGGTCGGTCATCGTCGGTCGTGGTCAGTCTGCAATGCCGAGTTCCTCCGTCTGCTCTTGCTGGTCGTCGGCCGCGTCCTCGGCCTCGGGCTCCGGCGGTTCGAACGTCGGGAACCGATCTGCGAACGCCGACCAGTCGGCCTCGAGTTCGCCGTCGGTCAGCAGACAGTCAGCGAGGTCGCCCCGCAGCGACTCGTGGTCCATCTCGGTGCCGATCACGACGAGCCGAACGTTGCGGTCGCCCCATCGGTCGTGCCACAACTCCTCGAGTTGGGGGTTTGCCTCAAGGTGGTCGCGTCGCTCGTTGGCCGGCAGCGTGTCGATCCACTGGCCACCGGGGCCGACGCGAACCGATTGGCCGGCGACGTTGAACGTCAGCGCCTCGTCTTCGCGGGTTGCGAGCCAGAAGTGGCCTTTCGCACGAACGACCGCGTCGGGGAACGCATCGAGCAGGTCGGCAAAGCGCTCGGGGTGGAACGGTCGGCGCGCCTCGAAAACGAACGAGGTGACGCCGTGTTCGTCTTCGGCCGACTCGTGGGGCTCTTGGAGTTCCTTGATCCAGCCCGCAGACTGGCTCGCGTCCTCGAAGTCGAACCGTCCAGTTTCGATGATGTCGTTGGGATCGATTCGGCCGTGTTCGGTGCGGACGATCTCGGCACGAGGCTGGAGCACCTCGAGCGTGGATTCGATCTTCTCGAGGATGGCCTCGTCGACCAGATCACACTTGTTTAGCACTAAGACGTCGCAGAACTCGACCTGCTCGACGAGCAGGTCGCCGAGGTGTTTCTTCGTCCCGTCGTCGTCGAGGATCTCGTCGGACTCCATCGCGGTGTGGAACTGGTGGGCGTCGACGACCGTGACGGTTGTATCCAGATGGCAGCCCTCGAGTGGCTCGATGCCGGTCTCCTCGTAGAACTCGGTGGGATCGAGATCCGATTGGTCGAAGCCGAGCGTCAGGGTCTGAGCGACGGGCAGTGGTTCGGCAACGCCGGTCGATTCGACGATGATGCCGTCGAACGCGCGGCGCTGGGTGAGTTCACCGATGGCATCGAGCAGGTCGCCGCGAAGCTCACAGCAGATACAGCCGTTCGAGAGTTCGACCAACTCTTCGTCTTCGTCGGCGATATCCGAGGACTCGGCGACGAGGTCGGCGTCAACGTTGACCTCGCCCATGTCGTTGACGAGTACGGCGAGGTCGCGGTCGTCGCTCTCGTGGAGCACGTGGTTGAGAACGGTCGTCTTGCCGGCACCGAGGATACCGGACAGTACCGTGACGGGAATCGAGTTGTCGGACATTCGATTAACAATACTGTCCTTGGGGTAATAGTAGTTATTATCTAAACCAGTATAGTTATTAACACTGCGACCGAACATCCGGCTGATGTTCGAGTGCGTTATCGTCGGCGGCGGCATTCACGGCACCTACGTCTGTCAGCGACTGCTCGAGGACACCACCCTCGAGCGCGAAGACTTGCTGATAGTTGACCCACATGGGCGCCTGCTCGAGTCGTTTCGCCGGAAAGCTGACGCCTGCGAGATGGACGAACTGCGTTCGACGTTCGTCCACCACATCGGTACGGAGCCGTTCGGCCTCGAGAGCTTCGCCGAAAGCCGGTGCCGGACGGACGAACTCCTGCCGACGCCGGGCTATCCACAGCGGCCGACGCTGTCGCTGTTTCTCGATTACGCCGACTACGTGATCGAGGGCACCGGCCTCGAGCGACTCCACCGTCAGGCGAGCGTCGACGCGATCCGTCGGACCGAGCGTGGCGATGGGCTCGTTCTCGAGACGACAGCAGCCGACGGCGCTGGCTCGAGCGAGGCGATCCGAACCCGAAACTGCGTGCTGGCGATCGGCCACGGCGACCGCTACCGACAGCCGGCGTGGGCCGACGGCGTCGATCCGATCATCCACGTCTGGGACGGGTTCGATCCCGAGACGCCCGCTGAGGAGACGATCATCGTCGGCGGTGGGATCACGGCCGCCCAGCTTGCGACCTGTCTCGCCGAACGCGAGCGCGAAGCGGTGACGCTCTGTTCGCACCACGAACTCGAAACGGCGACCAGCGAGGCGGACCCGCGCTGGATCAACTGGAACCACATCGAAAGCCAGCTTCACCGCCACCCACCGGGGTCAAAGGCCCGTTCCGACATCGTCCGCGAGGCGCGCAACGACGCCACCGTTCCGCAGACGTTGCTCGAGCGCCTCGAGTCGGCAGCCGACGATGGACCCCTGTCGGTTCGCTATGGGGACGTCCGCTCCGCCCGCGAAGTGGACGGTCAGGTGCGGCTATTGCTCGAGAACGGAGGCTGTCTCTCGGCCGACCGCGTCGTGCTGGCGACGGGCTTTGCGCCCGTCGCCGACCATCCGTTCGTCGACCGCCTCGCCAGCGAACTCGGCCTCGAGCGCGGCTATCGCGGGATGCCCGTGCTCGACGACGAGACGTTAGCGTGGTCGCGAGCCGACGGCGGCGAGTCGTCGGTGTTCGTCACGGGCGCACTGGCGGCCGGCACCGTCGGCCCCTTTGCGGGAAACATCGCCGGCGCGCGGCGTGCAGCCGACCGGCTGACGGGTGCGATCACAACTACGGACAGGCTTCTGCTGGCTGCCGACTGAACGCCGTCCGAGGGTCGTTTCCCTCGAGTCGCCGACAGCGACCCGCCGGTCGCCACGCCGCATCCGTGCCGTTTTGTACGTGTGTGTAGTATTGTGTCTCATGAGCAAGATCAGGCCGCCCGAACTCGAGGAGCGACTGGAAAACGGTGAGTCACTCTACGTTCTCGATATCCGCCCGCGCAAGACCCACCAGCGCGACCGCATCGACGGCAGCCAGAACATCCCGGTGTACGACGACCTCCGACGTGGCGACGAGACTGAGTTTCGACAGTCGCTGTCGAAGGTTCCGACGGGAAAGACGGTCGTCACGGTCTGTAAGGCTGGTGTCGTCGCGAAGAAGGCGACGTCGATACTCGAGGAAGAAGGCTACGACGCCGTGACGCTTGCTGGCGGGATGCGCGGCTGGAACGGCTACCAGAACGGCTCGATCGGCTATCGGCTCTCGTCGCTGCTCAGGGGGCTGCTCCCGTAACGACCGTTATGCCACCCGGAGTCGAATCGTGATGCCGTCGGGGTCCGTCAGTTCGATTCCCGCTGCAGCGTCGTCGACCGCCACGGTCGTATCTGCGAGCTCCTCTCGAACCGTCGTGAGCGTCGATTCGTCCGGGACGATGAACTCGAACCAGGCCAGTCCACGACCGCCTGCCGGCTGTGACCGACCGTTCCACGTGTTCACGCCGAGATGATGGTGGTACGTCCCGGCCGCGAGAAACACCGCTGACCGTGCTTCCGTCTGGACGGTGAGTCCCAACGTGTCGACGTAAAACTCCCGTGCCGCCTCGAGCGACGACGTTTCTAGGTGGATGTGGCCGACCGTCGTCCCGGGAGGGGCGTCTGTGCTTCCGTCCGATTGTGCAGCAACGTCGGCGAGATCGAGGCCCACGGTCCCGATCTGGACCGTGCCGTCGTCTGCACGTGGCCACTCCTCCGCTGGTCGGTCCGTGTAAATCTCGATGCCGTTATCTTCGGGGTCGGTGAGATACAGCGCTTCGCTCACGTAGTGGTCGGACGCGCCGTCTAACTGCCAGTGGGTCCTGATTCGCTCGAGTGCACCACCCAACGCAGCGCGCGAGGGGACCTTGAATGCGTTGTGAAAGAGCCCTGCCTGCTCTCGACGACGAGGTGGTGCGTCCTCGTCCTGTTCCAAGACGAGCAACGCCGTCTCGCCAGCACCGAGTATTGCCGTCGTTTCCTGTCGTGTCTGCACCGCGAGGCCGACGACGTCTCGGTAGAATTCGATCATCGCCTCGAGATCAGTGACAACCAGCGCGGTGCGCCCGATCCGTGCCGTATTGGGAATAAGCGGGGACGTAGTCATTGACAGATACGATGTTGGCGCGTGGCCCATATGGGCCTTTGCGGACAGTGCGTTTACCAGCTAACAGCCATGTTATCAGCTCGAGGGCTCGACGCACCGTCCGACTGCTCGACGCGGAGAGCACGAGCACTGGGATCGACTCGCGTGGGTATCCACGAACGTGCATGACAGACGCAAGGCGAAAGCGTTTTTGAGCACGGTTACGGGGTATCTGGTAATGACTGGCTACACCGCAACGGTGACCGTCCGACTCAAACACGGCGTGTTAGATCCCGAAGCCGAGACCACACAGCAAGCCTTAGAGCGGCTGGGCTTCGAACTCGAGGATCTACGCGCTGCGGACCGTTTCGAGGTCGACCTCGAGGCCGAGTCGGTCGACGCCGCGAGCGAGCGCGCAAGCGAGATGGCCGAACGACTGCTCGCGAACCCGACCATCCACGACTACGACGTGGAGGTCGACGAGCGGTAGATGACGGTTTCGATCATCCGCTTTGGCGGCTCGAACTGCGATCGGGACGCCGAACGCGCCCTCGAGCACCTCGACATCGACGCCGAGATCGTCTGGCACGAGGACGGCCTCCCTGAGAACCCCTCGGGGATCATGCTGCCCGGCGGGTTCTCCTACGGTGACTACCTGCGCGCGGGAGCGATGGCTGCACGTTCGCCGATTATGGAGGAGGTCCGCGAGGCCGCCGCCGACGGCGTCCCCGTGCTCGGCGTCTGCAACGGGGCCCAGATCGGCTGTGAGTCCGGTCTCACCGAGGGTGCGTTTACGACCAACGAAAGCGCGCGCTTCCAGTGTGAGCACGTCTACCTGCGCGTCGAACGCGACGACACCCCGTGGACGGCCGCCTACGAGGAAGGCGACGTTATCGAGATCCCGATCGCCCACGGCGAAGGGCGCTACGAGATTGACGACGACCGATTGGCCGAACTCGAGGACGAGGACCGCGTCATCTTCCGCTACTGCGACGAGAACGGCGAGACG belongs to Natronorubrum aibiense and includes:
- a CDS encoding rhodanese-like domain-containing protein yields the protein MSKIRPPELEERLENGESLYVLDIRPRKTHQRDRIDGSQNIPVYDDLRRGDETEFRQSLSKVPTGKTVVTVCKAGVVAKKATSILEEEGYDAVTLAGGMRGWNGYQNGSIGYRLSSLLRGLLP
- the purQ gene encoding phosphoribosylformylglycinamidine synthase I — encoded protein: MTVSIIRFGGSNCDRDAERALEHLDIDAEIVWHEDGLPENPSGIMLPGGFSYGDYLRAGAMAARSPIMEEVREAAADGVPVLGVCNGAQIGCESGLTEGAFTTNESARFQCEHVYLRVERDDTPWTAAYEEGDVIEIPIAHGEGRYEIDDDRLAELEDEDRVIFRYCDENGETGPDVNPNGSKHNVAGVLGDRETVAVLMPHPERVTLPDVGPTDGQGVLQGFESA
- a CDS encoding transcriptional regulator, whose product is MTKFDRYLWAIGHIQRRRLLLELLETPAIHTSELNMSEGETKLLLAEVKHAHLPKLADHDVIDWNPERNRVKRGSKFEEVEPLLELLDSNRERLPDGWV
- a CDS encoding GTP-binding protein; protein product: MSDNSIPVTVLSGILGAGKTTVLNHVLHESDDRDLAVLVNDMGEVNVDADLVAESSDIADEDEELVELSNGCICCELRGDLLDAIGELTQRRAFDGIIVESTGVAEPLPVAQTLTLGFDQSDLDPTEFYEETGIEPLEGCHLDTTVTVVDAHQFHTAMESDEILDDDGTKKHLGDLLVEQVEFCDVLVLNKCDLVDEAILEKIESTLEVLQPRAEIVRTEHGRIDPNDIIETGRFDFEDASQSAGWIKELQEPHESAEDEHGVTSFVFEARRPFHPERFADLLDAFPDAVVRAKGHFWLATREDEALTFNVAGQSVRVGPGGQWIDTLPANERRDHLEANPQLEELWHDRWGDRNVRLVVIGTEMDHESLRGDLADCLLTDGELEADWSAFADRFPTFEPPEPEAEDAADDQQEQTEELGIAD
- the purS gene encoding phosphoribosylformylglycinamidine synthase subunit PurS, whose translation is MTGYTATVTVRLKHGVLDPEAETTQQALERLGFELEDLRAADRFEVDLEAESVDAASERASEMAERLLANPTIHDYDVEVDER
- a CDS encoding formyltetrahydrofolate deformylase, with the translated sequence MTTNVTEITVIGDDDTGLVAGVTSLLFERGINIEDLDQAVRDGVFRMYLAVDTSEMVCTEATLREDLHELGDELGLDVQVRFPADRETQQIAVLVTKESHCLEALFEAWANDDLGADIGVVIGNHDDLQPLAEHYDVPFHDIGDEGGQQNEDALLDLLGEYDVDLIVLARYMRILSPNVVFRYEDRIINVHPSLLPAFPGAEAYRQAVEEGVRVAGVTAHYVTTDLDQGPIITQRAFDVPDDADLEEMKRRGQPLEADALLEAVKLHLNGDVSVHRGRTSVRENGTNYQLGLPDEIDEFTPDRPVDGIGSVVANDQ
- a CDS encoding VOC family protein, with the translated sequence MTTSPLIPNTARIGRTALVVTDLEAMIEFYRDVVGLAVQTRQETTAILGAGETALLVLEQDEDAPPRRREQAGLFHNAFKVPSRAALGGALERIRTHWQLDGASDHYVSEALYLTDPEDNGIEIYTDRPAEEWPRADDGTVQIGTVGLDLADVAAQSDGSTDAPPGTTVGHIHLETSSLEAAREFYVDTLGLTVQTEARSAVFLAAGTYHHHLGVNTWNGRSQPAGGRGLAWFEFIVPDESTLTTVREELADTTVAVDDAAAGIELTDPDGITIRLRVA
- a CDS encoding DUF7511 domain-containing protein, which translates into the protein MTDRHSDVERRANIDELTAADGSSPGDVSPCYQAYLERNDHRPDVCTIYSAVTAGSIAETWISATGSAFVSREEMR
- a CDS encoding MoaD/ThiS family protein; the protein is MDVTVYGPLRSATGEKTVGLEFTGATVSDALAEFTAAYPRATPYLYDGDEVRASVRVSVNGERAPLEAPVSNDAELTLMPAVQGGSTDG
- a CDS encoding FAD/NAD(P)-binding protein — translated: MFECVIVGGGIHGTYVCQRLLEDTTLEREDLLIVDPHGRLLESFRRKADACEMDELRSTFVHHIGTEPFGLESFAESRCRTDELLPTPGYPQRPTLSLFLDYADYVIEGTGLERLHRQASVDAIRRTERGDGLVLETTAADGAGSSEAIRTRNCVLAIGHGDRYRQPAWADGVDPIIHVWDGFDPETPAEETIIVGGGITAAQLATCLAEREREAVTLCSHHELETATSEADPRWINWNHIESQLHRHPPGSKARSDIVREARNDATVPQTLLERLESAADDGPLSVRYGDVRSAREVDGQVRLLLENGGCLSADRVVLATGFAPVADHPFVDRLASELGLERGYRGMPVLDDETLAWSRADGGESSVFVTGALAAGTVGPFAGNIAGARRAADRLTGAITTTDRLLLAAD
- a CDS encoding phosphoribosylaminoimidazolesuccinocarboxamide synthase, which produces MTSVKEFRIDEAATDDELGRGSFVFTDAYSVFDWGQMPDKIPEKGASLCTMGAFNFELLESEGVPTHYRGVVEDGDVVSLEDASSPPWEMAIDLTQVPDLPHEGREYDYDHYHEAAGENYLIPLEVVFRNRVPVGSSLRRRTDPEDHGLEFDSWPEEAVDLEEPIVEFSTKYEEGDRYLDRAEADAIAGIASIHDLESVALEVNRIVTEQADSAGLVHEDGKIECLYYQGEIRVADVVGTFDENRFSYEGTQLSKEVLRQYHKRTQPDWVQAVEAAKAEAKQEDIADWKSLCDVQPEPLEESVIETARDLYCAGANAYMDMELFDAPPLSSAIGAVQRL
- a CDS encoding acetamidase/formamidase family protein, which produces MAQREIEEELFVDQYTLGLVGPDQEWAGTVADGGTIETYTPPGCWGPMITPEFRGGHEVTRPIRVEGASVGDAVALHIHDVEVTSMATSTGSMAEREDAFGDDPFVDHRCPECGTKWPETIVEGTGEESIKCAECGANASSFGFEYGYTVAFDDDGTVGITLDEDAAHDLAENADEVMDIPENSRQHPILLYEPGEMPGTLGRLRPFIGNVGTTPPVTMPDSHNAGDFGQFLIGADHDYGIESEADLEDRTDGHMDIPQVRAGATLICPVKVDGAGIYVGDLHANQGDGELSLHTTDVSGTVRMDVEVIDGLELDGPVLLPPEEDLPFISKPYSDAEREAGHDLADQHGVDLEDDMGPIQVIGSGATVNDATQNAFDRATKLLDMSEGEVRSRCTFTGGVQIGRLPGVVQLDLLAPMAVLEERGIDHLVREQYDL